From one Candidatus Zixiibacteriota bacterium genomic stretch:
- a CDS encoding NAD(P)-binding domain-containing protein, protein MKIGVLGTGDVGKHLGDGFIALGHDVMMGSRSATNEKALAWKKTAGAKASVGTFAAAAQFGETIALATLGVATLDILESAGPENFKGKLVLDATNPLDFSGGMPPKLSVGHTDSLGEQIQRAIKDAHVIKCFNTVGSGLMFRPNLPGGPPDMFICGNNADAKRRVAALLKDFGWGTIDSGGIESSRYLEPMCMTWVLHGVMTNSWNHAFKMLHG, encoded by the coding sequence ATGAAGATAGGGGTTCTGGGAACCGGAGATGTCGGGAAACACCTCGGCGATGGATTCATCGCGCTCGGACACGATGTGATGATGGGATCGCGCAGCGCAACCAATGAGAAGGCGCTCGCATGGAAGAAAACGGCCGGGGCCAAAGCGTCGGTCGGGACTTTCGCCGCCGCCGCACAATTCGGTGAGACGATCGCGTTGGCGACATTGGGTGTCGCGACGCTCGATATTCTCGAGTCGGCGGGACCGGAGAACTTCAAGGGCAAGCTTGTGCTCGATGCGACCAACCCGCTCGATTTCTCCGGCGGGATGCCGCCGAAACTCTCGGTCGGACACACGGACTCGCTCGGTGAGCAGATTCAGCGGGCGATCAAGGATGCGCACGTGATCAAGTGCTTCAATACGGTCGGAAGCGGGCTGATGTTTCGACCGAATCTTCCCGGTGGTCCACCCGACATGTTCATCTGCGGGAACAACGCTGACGCCAAGAGACGCGTGGCCGCGTTGCTCAAAGACTTTGGCTGGGGCACGATTGACTCAGGCGGCATCGAATCGTCACGTTATCTCGAGCCGATGTGCATGACCTGGGTCCTGCACGGTGTGATGACGAATTCGTGGAATCACGCGTTTAAGATGCTGCATGGGTGA